The region CCGAGCAGCAATGGCGGATATTGCGCGCGCTGGATGAACACGGACAGATGGAACCGCGAGAGCTTTGCGACATGTGCCAGATCTCGAGTCCCAGCATGGCGGGCATATTGTCGCGTATGGAAGAAGTCGAACTGATCGAGCGCGACGGTATACCGGGTGACCAGCGCCGCGTGATCGTGCATCTGTCGCGCAAGGGAACCAGACTGCTGAGCAAGATCGGCCCCCTGATCGACAAACAATATTCCTATCTCGAACAGGCCTGCGGCAAGCAGATATTTACCGACCTGTTTGCGGTGCTGGATAAATTCATCGACCTGAAGAACCGTCCCGTCAAGCAGGTCGATCTGCCCTGACGCCGGCGTCGGACGTACTAAGCGATCGCCGCCGCCAGTGATTCGGCCAGCAATCCGACCTTGGACCAGTTCAGCTCAAGCGCGCCGACCGGCATCGCGATGCTAATCCCATGATCCAGTACCGTTCCGACGAATGCCTCATCGCTGGCGATAGGACTCATGTAGATTTCGCGTTCCGGACTGATGCCGTCGCGCACGGCGACCAGCGCGAATGAAAGGCTGGATGCCTCTGCCGGCGTGAATTTCAGGACGAAATCCCGTGCCAACTGCAATTCGATCTGCTTGCCCAGCAGACGATGCCGGGTTCCGCTTACGCTGAACGGTTGCTCAGGCATGCGCCGGACTCCTCGCCACCTTGAGCATTCTCAGGCATTCCAGGTTGGACGCCAGCTCCAATGCAGTGAAATCGTCCAGCGTCATCAGGTCCGGGTTGGCGCCCGCCTCCAGCAATTGCCTGACCAGCGGCGCCTTGCCTGCCGAGGCGCAATAGATCAGCGCGGTGGCTCCGTTTACATTCTGGCTGTCAAGCGGCGCGCCCGCATTGATCAGTGCCGCGATGCAGGCTTCACTGTTGGCAAAGCAGGCGAACCACAACGCGCCGTTGCTGTCCGCATTCATCAAAGCCGGATCCGCACCGCGTGCCAGCAGTCCCTTGAGCGCCTCGATATCACCCGTGCGTGCAGCGTGCATCAATGGCGTGGTGCCATTGGGCAACGCGCTATTGACTCCGGTTTGCAATACGTCGGAAGTCCTGAATCCGGCCTGCAGCAGCCAGCACCTGAGTTGATTGTCATTCATGCGTGTTCCTTGTGATTCATTCATATGCGGGTAGAGTCGATATGCGCGGATCATCCAGCGCCATCCCGACTGCATAATGATATATCACCTGGAACCCGTCGTCTTTCAGGCCCAGCACCTCGTGGTCGGCATCGTCAAAGAAACAGCCGATGCCCGTGCCGCGCCAGCCTGCGGCTTCTGCTTCCAGCGTGATCACATGTCCCAGCATGCCGGCTTCCCAATGCAGGTGGCGGTACGCAGCGGGATCGGCAGCAACCGGGGCAGCGAATTCCGCCACCAGCATGAAAGCGACGGCGCATTGCGTGGCGATGTCTTGATGACAGGACAAGGTGCGCGCAGTCTTGCCGGTTTGCGCGGCGACCAGCTGGAACAGGGGCAACTCTGGGTCGGAGGGTTGCCAGGAAAATATCTCGCGTAAGGCTGCTTGCAGCAAGGGCTTGGCAGCATCGGATCGCGGCATTGCATACAGACCGGGCGCGACACCTTCCACCCGGTGCACCAGCAGCACGGGATGCACACGCGCCGCGAACGGCCAGAGATTCCACACCGGCGAACCACCCGGCAACAAGCCCGAAAGCATTCTCTTGAACACGGCATTCGGCATCACCGACTGGCCGTCGAAGGCCTGCGCGCTGCGGCGTTTGAGGATGACCCGGGCAGCCCGGATATCTCCATTGCATTCGCGAACAGCAGGCGGCTCAGCGATCAACGGATCGGCGACAGGCGGCGCTCCGCGGGTCGCTTCGGCCACTTCATCGATCACCGGCCATTGATATAAAGGTCTGGTATCGAGCAGGCCGGGTTTGCCTGTCCAGTGTTGCCAGTTGCCGGGCAGTTCTTCTGCACCGGCTTCCAGCGCGATGATCACCTCAGGCTCTTCGTCTTCCACGCCGATAAAATCGGCAGCGCGGTCCAATCCCAAATGCCCTGCAATCTCCGCCGAACCCATGTTCAACAGGCGGGGCCGCCAGCCGTGCAATGCCGCGGCATAACTCACGGCAGCCAGTGCATGCCCCAGGTCGAGCTGGCAATAACGGAAGGCGCGCTCGCCGTATTTCCACGCCTCGCGCCAATGAATGGAACTGAAGCCCAGCCATAGACCTTGTGCCTGAGCCGCACTTCCCCAGGCGCGTTTTTCCAGTGCATGGTGCAGATTCTGGTAGTGATACAAGCCGTCTTCTATACCGGCCACATCCGCGCAGATCAGCCAGGTTTCGGTGGGATGCAGATTGCCGGATGAAGGATTCGCGCGCAAAGACCAGCGCGAACCGCCGTATTCTTTCCACGCAGTCAGGCCGACGCACAAGCGCAACAATGATCCCAGATTGGCGGTATTCAGCGGCAAGGGTGCGCGCGCAACCGAAAGTTCACCCCAGGGGATATTGGATACAACGACATCGCGCGGCAGTGCGACTTGCTCCGTTCCTGTCCAATCGCGGAACGCTTTGGGCTGCGCTTCCCAGTCCAGGGTACCGGGGCCGGCGGCGTAACGATCCAGAGCGTGCTTGCTACGCGTGTGATATTCAATCACGGTAGCGACACGGGTATCTCTCATTATCAACTTAATCCGGTCAACTCGTCGTTCAGGCAACCGATGGGCTCGGCCAGTGTTCCATCTGCATCCATCTCGAAACGCACGAGATATATCTCTTCGTTGGGCATTTCCTGCGCATGGCCGACGTTGACCACCACACCGCGCGTGCCTGCTGCTGCCAGCAACGCGTCCGGTTCGACACCGGGGATGCTGCTCTCGCCGGTCTCTTCCAATGATTCGTTGAACAGGTCATGTGCCGCAA is a window of Sideroxydans sp. CL21 DNA encoding:
- the hpaR gene encoding homoprotocatechuate degradation operon regulator HpaR, which gives rise to MKHHITYPNLPQRMLKARDSLMSHFRPILNHFGVTEQQWRILRALDEHGQMEPRELCDMCQISSPSMAGILSRMEEVELIERDGIPGDQRRVIVHLSRKGTRLLSKIGPLIDKQYSYLEQACGKQIFTDLFAVLDKFIDLKNRPVKQVDLP
- a CDS encoding ankyrin repeat domain-containing protein, whose translation is MNDNQLRCWLLQAGFRTSDVLQTGVNSALPNGTTPLMHAARTGDIEALKGLLARGADPALMNADSNGALWFACFANSEACIAALINAGAPLDSQNVNGATALIYCASAGKAPLVRQLLEAGANPDLMTLDDFTALELASNLECLRMLKVARSPAHA
- a CDS encoding nitroreductase family protein translates to MRDTRVATVIEYHTRSKHALDRYAAGPGTLDWEAQPKAFRDWTGTEQVALPRDVVVSNIPWGELSVARAPLPLNTANLGSLLRLCVGLTAWKEYGGSRWSLRANPSSGNLHPTETWLICADVAGIEDGLYHYQNLHHALEKRAWGSAAQAQGLWLGFSSIHWREAWKYGERAFRYCQLDLGHALAAVSYAAALHGWRPRLLNMGSAEIAGHLGLDRAADFIGVEDEEPEVIIALEAGAEELPGNWQHWTGKPGLLDTRPLYQWPVIDEVAEATRGAPPVADPLIAEPPAVRECNGDIRAARVILKRRSAQAFDGQSVMPNAVFKRMLSGLLPGGSPVWNLWPFAARVHPVLLVHRVEGVAPGLYAMPRSDAAKPLLQAALREIFSWQPSDPELPLFQLVAAQTGKTARTLSCHQDIATQCAVAFMLVAEFAAPVAADPAAYRHLHWEAGMLGHVITLEAEAAGWRGTGIGCFFDDADHEVLGLKDDGFQVIYHYAVGMALDDPRISTLPAYE
- a CDS encoding nitrogen fixation protein NifZ; its protein translation is MSRFQMGDMVFAAHDLFNESLEETGESSIPGVEPDALLAAAGTRGVVVNVGHAQEMPNEEIYLVRFEMDADGTLAEPIGCLNDELTGLS